From Papilio machaon chromosome 2, ilPapMach1.1, whole genome shotgun sequence, the proteins below share one genomic window:
- the LOC123722592 gene encoding uncharacterized protein LOC123722592 has translation HGSLTFRLTQVLSGHGCFGRYLCRIGREETMRCHGCGADEDTAQHTLEVCCAWTEERRTLVAAIGGDLSLPGVVRAMLGSERSWNAVSSFCETVMSQKEEKEREREGDPLAPPLRQRRVGRRRRQFAAAALLPTP, from the coding sequence cacggctcccttaccttccgactgacacaggtgctgtccggACATGGCTGTTTCGGACGGTACCTGtgtcggatcggaagggaagagacgatgcgctgccacgggtgcggcgccgatgaggatacggcgcagcacacacttgaagtgtgctgcgcctggacagaagagcgccgcaccctggtggcggcgataggcggcgacctctcacttcccggcgttgtacgcgccatgttgggaagtgagaggtcttggaacgcggtctcctccttctgcgaaacagtcatgtcgcagaaggaggagaagGAGCGGGAACGCGAAGGGGATCCCctagcgcccccgctccggcagagaagagtggggagaaggaggcggcaatttGCCGCTGCTGCCCTTCTCCCCACGCCTTAG